The Actinomadura graeca nucleotide sequence GGACTTCGACATCGCCGACCTCAACCCGAAGACGTTCGTCCGCAAACACCTCTTCGAGGACGACGACCCGTTCTCGGGCAACGGCGGCGGCCACCTCGCCGACGACGACTCCTACGCGGCCGTGGGCGGCCTCGCCTACGACGAGCGCCCCCCGTACGACAACGAGGCGACCTGACGGCGGGCGCGCCCCCGCGTGGTCATCGCGGTCCCGGCACGGCACGGAGTGCCGGGTCGGCGGCGGGTCAGCGCCCCTTCGGGGTGATCCCGAGCGACATGCCGGCCAGCCCGCGGCTGCGGCCGCCCAGTTCGTCGGCGATGGTGCGCAGCTCCTTGGCGGCTCCGGCGTCCGGGTCGGACAGCACCAGCGGGGTGCCGTTGTCGCCGCCCTCGCGCAGCCGGGTGTCGATCTGCACCTGGCCGAGCAGCGGGACGCGGGTGCCGAGCGTCTGGGTCAGGGCGTCCGCGACCGTCTGGCCGCCGCCGGTGCCGAAGATGTCCTGCCGCTCGCCGCAGTGCGCGCACGTCAGGTAGGACATGTTCTCGATCACCCCGA carries:
- a CDS encoding sec-independent translocase; the protein is MFDVGLGEMAVLVVLALVIFGDKLPQVAGQAGRMLRQFREMANSAKADLQEGLGPEFKDFDIADLNPKTFVRKHLFEDDDPFSGNGGGHLADDDSYAAVGGLAYDERPPYDNEAT